One Candidatus Poribacteria bacterium DNA segment encodes these proteins:
- a CDS encoding Trm112 family protein, with protein MKNLKAENPHTLSKTLLDILACPACKGEIEYIEEEQKLVCLDECKRRYPIRDGIPVMLIDEAEMPEEPF; from the coding sequence TTGAAAAATTTGAAGGCTGAAAACCCACATACGCTCTCTAAAACGTTACTTGACATCTTGGCGTGTCCGGCATGTAAAGGTGAGATAGAATACATCGAAGAAGAACAAAAACTCGTATGTCTCGATGAGTGTAAACGACGCTATCCGATTCGGGACGGCATCCCAGTCATGTTAATTGATGAAGCGGAAATGCCAGAGGAACCTTTTTAA
- a CDS encoding TIGR03087 family PEP-CTERM/XrtA system glycosyltransferase, whose translation MKILFLSLRCPYPPHRGDRIRSYHFIKQLSKQHAITLVYFAESESDIESAKHLQPFCERVEWVRFHRSFAYMNTGLHCLSRRPLQLHYWYAPQMQRKVNQLLAEEHFELIHAQLFRMGQYVTEIQGTAKVLDLCDSLALNLNRRANLDCIPKRFLVKLEEKRVRRYEIDIMKAFDCGTVVAHFDRDYLLKQDNSLNLAIVPMGVDLGYFRPSLKTDVQSSGSPRLLFTGTMNYFPNADAATYFCNEIFPHVRERYPKARFYIVGNHPSEQVRRLETQDGVVVTGYVPDVRPYFEEASVFVAPLRAGSGIQTKNLEAMAMGVPVVTTAVGAMGLQADVGKELLVADTPTAFAEQVIHLLDNQHLRENIAQTARTRVETDYSWDAIGERLKQVYTQIQRK comes from the coding sequence ATGAAAATTCTATTTTTAAGCCTTCGGTGCCCGTATCCACCACACCGAGGCGACCGGATTCGGTCATACCACTTTATCAAGCAGCTGTCGAAACAACATGCGATAACGCTCGTTTACTTTGCTGAATCCGAAAGCGATATTGAATCGGCAAAACATCTGCAACCTTTTTGTGAACGTGTAGAGTGGGTGCGTTTCCATCGTTCTTTCGCATATATGAATACAGGGCTTCACTGTTTATCACGGCGACCACTCCAACTCCACTACTGGTACGCCCCGCAAATGCAACGGAAGGTCAACCAACTCCTGGCAGAAGAACACTTTGAACTGATTCACGCGCAACTCTTCCGAATGGGACAATATGTAACGGAGATACAAGGTACCGCGAAAGTGTTAGACTTGTGTGACTCCTTAGCACTCAATCTCAATCGACGCGCAAATTTAGATTGTATTCCAAAACGGTTTCTGGTAAAATTGGAGGAAAAACGGGTCAGGCGTTATGAAATTGATATTATGAAGGCTTTTGACTGCGGCACTGTCGTCGCACATTTCGACCGCGACTACTTGCTGAAGCAGGATAATAGCCTCAATTTAGCGATCGTTCCGATGGGAGTCGATCTCGGGTATTTCCGACCATCTCTAAAAACCGATGTGCAATCTTCTGGGTCGCCGCGACTGCTCTTTACAGGAACAATGAACTATTTTCCAAACGCCGACGCTGCAACCTATTTTTGCAACGAAATTTTTCCGCACGTTCGGGAACGGTACCCCAAAGCGCGCTTTTATATTGTTGGGAACCATCCATCGGAACAGGTGCGGCGGTTGGAGACACAAGACGGGGTCGTCGTTACGGGTTACGTGCCAGATGTCCGTCCCTATTTTGAAGAAGCGTCCGTTTTTGTCGCGCCTTTACGCGCCGGATCGGGGATACAAACCAAAAACTTGGAAGCCATGGCGATGGGAGTCCCTGTCGTCACAACTGCTGTCGGCGCAATGGGCTTACAGGCAGATGTCGGTAAGGAACTACTCGTCGCAGATACACCGACCGCTTTTGCCGAGCAGGTCATTCATCTGCTGGATAACCAACACTTACGAGAAAACATTGCGCAAACCGCCAGAACCCGCGTCGAAACCGACTATAGTTGGGACGCTATCGGGGAACGTCTAAAGCAGGTCTACACACAGATTCAGCGAAAATAG